The Pyrococcus kukulkanii genome contains a region encoding:
- a CDS encoding DUF5305 family protein produces MPDSAFKTMIELSSLEDPIEAAIDMQKRVIYDDNLRIYFFVDDSNLYYFKPR; encoded by the coding sequence ATGCCAGATTCCGCATTCAAAACTATGATAGAACTTAGTTCCCTCGAAGATCCCATTGAAGCTGCGATAGATATGCAAAAGAGAGTGATCTACGATGATAACTTGAGAATTTACTTCTTCGTAGATGATTCTAACCTATACTATTTCAAACCTCGCTAA